The following is a genomic window from Hymenobacter monticola.
GCAGCCTGGAAGCCAGCTCGCTCAACGGGGCCATCATCGTTCTGGGCGTGGTGCTGTCTATTCGCCACCTGCGCAATGTAAAAGGCGCGCGCATGGGCTACCTCGAAGGCTACGGCACGGGCATCGTAACGGCCATGGTGGCTTCGGTGATGCTGGGCATTGCTTTCTGGGTAATGGGGGGCATCAGCCCCCAGGCCATCTCGCAAATTCGCACCCGCGACCTGTTTGGCTCCGACCTGGGTGTGCTCATCAGCGGTTTGGGCATCATCCTGATGGGTACGATGACCGGGGTTATCACCGCCCTTGTGGCCATGCAGCACTTCCGTGCCCCCGATGAAGAGCAAACACTTGCTGAACAGAGCAATGACTAAGGCTAACCACCCCACCAGCTTGAAGAAAAGGCCGGCCCTCAGAGCCGGTCTTTTTTGTGCACGTTTAGTTGGGATTTATTGAGATAATAAGATGAAGTAGACTAATTCGGAAACTAAACACTAACTTGCGGTCGTTAAGAACAAATCTCAAACATCTTCCCTGTTAACTATTTGTTTTTTATGTGCAAGTCCAACGCCTTTTTGCTGACGCTGCTGTTGGCCGGCGTCTCCTTCGGCGCACAAGCCCAAATGGCAGACCGGCTGAGCGAACACCCCACGTTCGGCAAAGCCGTGAATGCCGATGCCCAGGCGACCACCCGTGAGATGGTGGCCCGCCTGCACCTCAACGAAGGCCAGTACCTAAAGCTGTTGCCCCTGAACCGCACCAAGCTGGCAGGCCTCAACAGCATCAACCGCGACTATAAGAACGACGAAGCCGCCCGCGCGGCCAAAACCGCCGAACTCGAAGCCCAATACGAGCAGGAGTGCAGCCGCATTCTCACCCCCTCGCAGCTGAGCCAGCTGCAGCAGGCCAACGGCCAGCCAGCCGCCGCGCCCGCCAGCACGGGCAACGGATTGGGATAAATGCCCCTTTTAAGCTGAAAAGCCCCGCCAGTATTTAATTGGCGGGGCTTTTTTTATGGTTGCGCAGTTGGCTTGAGCGGGTCGGCCAGTACCTCCGTGACGGTGCCGAGCGGTCCGAAGCGCAGGCTCAGGCAGGCCGCGCCGGAGCGCGGGTGGCGGGCTTCGCACTGGCTGCCGGGCTCCAAGTAGTAGTAATACACCTTCTCGGTATTGGCGCGGAGTTCTTCCTCGTCGGGCGGGCCGAGCAGGGCCGTCACGTCGTTAGCCCGGGCCTCGTAGAGCTGCTCTTTGGCGCGCACCAAAATGGGCACGGCGGCGCGGCGCTGGTCGCGGCAGGCGAAAGGGTCGGCCCGCCAGGTGGCGGCGTCGAAGCCTTCGACTTTGGGCAGCGCGTGGCCGCAGCCGCTCAAGCTAAGTTCGCCCAAGGCCCAAACGGCGGCACCGAACAAGTATTTGGCAGAAACGAAAGACTTGGGCATGGGCAATTGAGCAGAAAGCGCGCCGGGCAGGGCTTAAAAATTGACGAAACTAAGCACTAAATTTGGCACGATGCTGTATAAAGTCCCTACCGGGGAATTAGAAAATATAATTAGGCTGCATGCAATGAAAATTAAAACCATCATGGCCACGCTGCTGGCGGGCGCTTGGTTGGGGGCGGGCACAGTGGCGGCCCAGTCGGTGCCCGCGGCCGTGGCTGCGCTGCCCGGGCCGGCACGCCAGGCCTATTACCAAGCCGCTTTTGAGCAGCAGGCGGCGCTGCTATATGCCAAAATGAAGCTGGGGGCCACGGGCCTGTCGCTGCCGGTGTTTCGGGAGGGGCTGGTGGGGTACTACAACCTGCGAAAAGGCAGTGGCTCACCGGTGCTCACGCTGATTGATTTCAGCCGCTCGAGCCAGCAGAAGCGCCTGTGGGTGCTGGACGTGGCGCGGGCCAAGGTGTTGTTTCATACGCTGGTGGCGCACGGCAAGGCCAGTGGGGGCGACGTGCCCCTGGCTTTTTCGAACCGCGACGGCTCCGAGATGAGCAGCCTGGGCTTCTACCGCACGGCGCCCACCACCTACACCGGCAAGCACGGCTTGTCGCTGAAAATCCGGGGCCTCGACCCCGGTTTCAACACCAATGCTGAAAGCCGGGCCGTGGTGGTGCACGGCGCCGAGTACGTGTGCGAGGATTTTGTGAAAACCCACGGCCGGCTCGGGCGCAGCCAGGGCTGTCCGGCCCTACCGGTGGCCGAAACGGCGGCCATTGTGAAGGCCATCAAGGGCGGGAGCGTGGTGTACCTGCACGGGCCGGCCACGGCGGGTTACCGCTCGCAGTGGCTCAACCTCGACACGGCCGCGACGACTTACGCCGGCCTGCAGCAGGGCGGCGGTGCGGCCCGCGCCAACTGAGCGGAATAACCAGAACGGAACGGGTGCGTTAAAAGCGCGGGCTGGCCTACGAAGAGGCCGGTTCGCGCTTTTTTCTTCACCCTTTTCTTTCCTAGCTATGCGCCTCAATCTCCGCTTCATCATTGCCCTTATCGTGGCGGCGGTATCCTTATTCGGTTACTTTTTCAACACTTCGAAAAACGAAGTGACCGGCGAAACCCAGCACGTAAACATGAGCACCGACCAGGAAATTGCCCTGGGCGTGCAGGCGGCCCCGGAAATGGCCGCCCAGTACGGTGGCGAAAGCCCCGATGCCCGGGCCACAGCCGCCGTGCAGGCCGTGGGACAAAAAATCATTGCCAGCACCAAAGCCGGGCAGACGCCCTACCGCTTCCAGTTCCACCTGCTGGCCGACGACCAGACCATCAACGCCTTTGCGCTGCCCGGCGGGCAGATATTCATCACGAAAGGTATTCTGAACAAGCTGACTTCGGAGGGCCAGCTGGCGGGGGTGCTGGCCCACGAGATTGGCCACGTGGTGGCCCGGCACTCGGCCGAGCAGGTGGCCAAGTCGAACCTGACGCAGGGCTTGGCCGGTGCTGCCGGCATCGCCTCCTACGACCCCAACAACCCCGGCAGCTCGGTGGCCAAAGCGGCCATAGCGGCGGCCATTGCCAAGGTGGTGAACCTGCGCTTCGGCCGCGAAGACGAGCTGGAGGCCGACCGCCTGGCCGTCGATTTCACGCCCCAGGCCGGCTACGACCCCCGCGCCATGATTCAGGTGATGCAGATGCTGCAGCAGCAGGGCGGCCGCAGTTCTACGCCGGAGTTCCTCAGCACCCACCCCGACCCGGGCAACCGCATCGGGGAGCTGCAAAAGGAAATTGCCGCAGAGTTTCCGCAGGGCGTGCCTGCGGGGTTGAAGCAGTAGTCTGAACCGCAGATTTTCGCAGATTAAACGGATAAGAACGGATTCAGAGGAGCACTTCAAATTGCCTTGCTCTTATTCTTATCTAAACACAAAAGCCGCAGCTGATTAGCCGCGGCTTTTGTGTTTGAATGGTCAACGAAGAAACGTAAAACTGTGGGCGAACAATTTATAATGCGTCCATTCGAATCCGTTCTTATCCGTTTAATCTGCGAAAATCTGCGGTTCAGAAGTTCGGCGGCGTCAGGTTCTTGAAGTGGCCATTGAGCCGCACCCGGTCCTTGAGGCGCTCGGTTTCGAGGACGACGGGGAGGATGGTGTCGAGGTGCTCGCGCACCATTTCCTGGCGTTCCTGCTCGCTGGTGGTGGCCAGGAGCTGGTATTCCTGGTCGGTGCTGAAGCCGATGTGGTGGGCCACATCGAAGATGCAGTAGTCGGGGGCCAGCTCGAGCAGCAGCTTGCGCAGGCCCAGCGCTTCGTAGAGCTGGCGCACCTGGCGGGTGATGATGTCGCGCAGCACGGGGTCGGCCACGTCGTCCTGCACCACGTCTTCGATGAGCCCGCCGGCGTAGAGCTTGCCGGGGGCCTGGCGGTAGAACTTGTTGATGCGGAACACGCCCACGGCCCGGGTGCGGATGTCGAGCTCACCGCTGGCATAGGTTTGCTCCACGCTGATGAGGCGCATTTCGGTGCCCAGCTCGCTGAGGGAATTGTCGAGGTAGGGCGGGATGCCGAAGGTAGTGTTTTGCTCAATGCACTCGCGCACGAGCTGACGGTAGCGGGGCTCGAAAATGTGCAGGTTCAGCTTTTCGCCCGGAAAAACCACCAGATTGAGCGGGAAAAGGGGCAGCAGGCGGGCCATTGGTGCTGGGAAGTGGGAAGTGAGGAGCCGGAAGCGGGAACCGGAGTGCAGATGGGTAACAGCAAAGCCCGGCCTTAGGGTTTGGGTGGCTGCCCTGGCCGAGCGGGCCGAAGGTAGGCGGGAAAGCCGAAACCCCGCGCGCCACGCTACTTTTGCCCCAATGTCCTCGGCCAAACCTACTCCCCTGATTCCTGATTTTTCGCTGTTGCTCAAGCAAGCGGGGCGCCTGCTGCTGCAAGTGGTGGCGGCCCTGTTTCTGACCTCGGTGGCCTGGGTGCTGATGTACCGCTGGGTGGCGCCGCCCGCCACCTGGCTGATGCTGGACCGCCGCGCCCACGCGCCGGTGGGGCTGGGCTACTACGGCATCCAGCCCGACCCGCGCCACATCAACTACCAGTTCCGGACCCTGGACGAGGTGGCACCCTCGGTGCCGCTGGCCCTGGTGGCGGCCGAAGACCAGCGCTTCCTCATTCACCACGGCTTCGATTTCGACGCCCTCACCAAAGCCGCCAAGCGCAACTGGAACCGCGCCGAGGGCAAGCCGGTGGTGGGGGGCAGCACCATTTCGCAGCAGGTGGCCAAAAACGTGTTTTTGTGGCAGGGGCGGAGCTACGTGCGCAAGGCGGCCGAGGCTTATTTCACGGTGCTCATTGAGTTTTTGTGGAACAAGCGCCGCATCATGGAGATGTATCTGAGCGTGGCCGAGATGGGCGACTGCACCTTTGGGGTGGAAGCGGCCAGCCTGCGCTACTTCGGCAAACACGCCAGCGAGGTGAGCCCGGCCGAGGCGGCCCTCCTGGCCGGGGTGCTGCCCAACCCGCTGCGCTTCCGCGCCTCCAATCCCGGGCCGGTGGCGCGGGCCAAGCAGCTGCGGGTGCTGCGCAACATGAAGCGGTTGGGCGGCACGCGCTTCGTGGCGGAGATATTGAAGTAATGGACGTTCGGGCGCTCTTGCGGGTCGTTCAGGCATAGGGCCTCACGGGACCCCTCTGGGGCCGTCCCCCTCTCCAAAGGAGAGGGGGAGCCTGACAACTTAGGTTGATACAACATCTTTTTAGAAATCAGAACCTCATGCAGAGCATAGCAAAGCATCTTTACCTCCGCAGTAAATCGATTGGGTGGACGAAGCGGGCAGGATACTTCGCTGCGCGCTGCATAGCGGCCAGCGTGGCCCTAAGTGGGTGCACCACGGCGCGTCCGGGAGCTACTGCCGACGCCCCGGCCGCCGCCCGCCGGGCCATTGTACAGTTGCTCACCACGCAGACGGCGGCCTGGAACCGGGGCGACATTCCGGGCTTCATGGAGGGCTACTGGAAGTCGGACTCGCTGGTGTTCATCGGGCGCAAGGGGCCTACTTATGGCTGGCAGCCGACGCTGGAAAACTACCGCAAGGGCTACCCCGATGCGGCCGCCATGGGCCAGCTCGATTTCAGCGGGCTGCAGGTGACGCTGCTGGCGCCCACGGCGGCGCAGGTGGTAGGCCGCTGGCACCTAGCGCGGCCAACGGCAGGCGACGTGGGCGGGTATTTCCTGCTGGTATTGCGTCAGGTGGACGGGGAGTGGAAGGTGGTGGCCGACCACACCAACTAGCGCCGCGTGTGCAAAAGGAATCGAACTGAACGAAGAAATTGCACAAAGGCTGAATTTTATGTAATTGCCCCTTACTTTGGGCTTTAATAGCTTTTGCTCACGGTTTTTTTCTTTTGCGAACAATGTATACTAAACTGCGCAGCCAGGGCGCCTGCCTAGCAAATACGCGGTGGCGGTGGCTGGTGCTGGCGGGCCTGCTGGCCATGAGCCAACAGGCCCGGGCCCAGGCCCTGACGCCAATGGCCGCCCAGCCGCTCGATTCGCTGGCGTCGTTGCAGGGCATGGTGATGGATTCGGCGAAAGGACGCCCGATAGCCGGGGCCACGGTGGTGGTGCAAGGGAAGAACATCGGCGTGGCAACTGATTCCAGCGGCAGATTCAGCCTATTGCTGCCGATGGGTACCTACGAGTTGGCCATCAGCTCCCTGGGCTTCGCGACGCGAACGTATCCAATCAGCAAAAAAGACCTTGGCTACAACGTGACCTACGCCCAACTGCCTCTGTTTTACCTGTTATCGGGGGGGAGAAAGCGGGGCATTGCCGAAGTGATTGTAAGAAGCGCCGGGCCGCCGGCGAAGACCAATGCCCTGACGAAGGTGCAGGTGTACTTTGCCACCGACCGCGAGGCGGAGACGCGGAAGGGAGCAATCACCGACTTCGGCCCCATCCGGGGCCGGAAGGTGAGCTACGGGACGGCGCTGGTCACCATTCCGGGCATTCATAAGAAAGGGGCGATGGAGCGGCCGGGCATGCTCAGGGAAGAAGACCAGTACCGCGACGTGGTGCTGCAAAGCAACCAGGTGCTGGCCGACGCGGCGTTTTTTGCGAAGCTAAGCGCGCAGGTGGCCAGCAGTGCCCAACCGGCGGCGTTTGTGTTCGTGCACGGCTACAACGTGTCGTTTGTCGATGCGGCGCGGCGCACGGCCCAGATGCACTTCGACCTTAAGTTTCCGGGGGTGCCGGTGTTTTTCAGCTGGCCCTCGCAGGCGGCGGTGGCGCCCTACGTGGTGGATGAGCAGAACGCCGAATGGGCGCAAGACGACTTCAAGAAGTTTCTGGTCGATTTCCTGACGCGTACCAACGCCAAGCAGGTATACATCATCGCCCATAGCATGGGCAACCGGCTGGTGGCGCGCGCCATGCGCGATGTGATAAAGGAAAGCCCAAATCTGGCGGGGAAGGTGCAGGAACTGATACTGGCCGCACCCGACATCGACGCCGACGTGTTTGACCGAAACATTGCCCCGGTGCTGGAGAAAAGCGGCATTCATACCACGCTGTACGCGTCGAGCGGAGACAAGGCACTCATGGCTTCGCGGCTGGCCCACGGGCGGTATGACCGGCTGGGCCTAGTGCAGGAGCGGGTGCCCTACACGACGCGGGGCCTGGAAACCATTGTGGCCTCGGAGGCAGACGCGGAGGCGCTGGGGCTGGATTTTGGGCTGGGTCATTCGTACATCGCCGACGTGCCGCTGGTGCTCACGGACCTGGCAGGGCTGATAGTGGGCCGGAAGCGACCTGACCAACGCCCGTCGCTGACCAAGGTGACGGTGGGCGGCAAGAGCTACTGGAACTTGAAGCCGTAGGAGTGAGGCGGCACTACCAAACGACAAAAGCCCGCTCTGACTAAGAACGGGCTTTTGTCGTTTTATGAAATTCCCTGACGCTACAACGCGGCGCGGCGAGTGGTGACGGCTGTAACAAACGTATCGAGGGTGGCAATGTCGTTGGAGAGGGTGTCGCGGTCCAGCTCTTTTTCGAGCAGGGCGGGGACGCCGTAGCTCTCCACTTTCCTGGTGAGGTTGTTGGCGCGGGTCTGGTAGCGGTTGAGCTGGGGTACAGTCTAAGCGGCGAGGTGTATCAATGTAATAATTTTGTCTAGCAGAACTCAGGCTTATACGTTCACTTTGAACGTGAGCAGATGCAAGGAATTGGCCGGTAGGTTTAGTTACTTGCGCTTAATGTAGGTTTTATTGCCATTACTATTAATGTAATAGTGACCACCGCGCGGGCCGGTATGTACGTTGTGGCTGCTGCCAGTACTAGACGGCGATTCGTTTTGGTTCGCCTTGGTGCTGGTAATACCAACAGCAGCAGGTTCGGCATCTGGCCGTGGCTTTTCAAAGGGCGCAAGTGCATTGGAGCGCACGTAGTACCATTTTCCATTTTTTACCACTTGTGCCCAGTTGACGTTTGGGTAACTGATTACAAGGAGTTGTTCCTTCGCTTTTAAGATTAGCGGCGGAAAAAGCGGGGGGGGCAGAATCTGCTAAAGCCGTATCTGCCAGAGAAGAGTAAAGGCGCGTACTTTCAACCAGCTTATAGTACACGCCAGTGTAGCGAGCGTCACCTGGTTGAGCGCGGGTAACAACTGAATAAACTAGAAAGACGAGTAATAGTATAGTTTTCTTCATGCGAAGGATGGGAGATAAGCTGGAATGCGGCAGGAAAGCTACAAAAAACCCTTGCGCTTGAGAAGATGGATAACTATTTTACTGCTAGATATTTGCCTTGGTAGGTAAGCGGCCGTCCATGTAAAAATCTATGTAGCTAAAGTCACGGTTTAGCTCGCTGCTCCATACCGCCGCCATTAAATCGCCCCATGACCGAAAGGAGCAGACCATGAAATGTCCACCTGCAACAACAGGTGCCCCGTTGTCGCTGTACTGGTGCCAGTCGCCCCCGGCCCACACACCGCGCTCGATAATAGACTGTCGGATGGCCTCTAAGTACGGGTACCATTCGGATGCATATCCGGCGATGTAATCTGGCCAACGCATGCCCTCTTTAAATGAATAGCTGCCGCCTAGGTTGTCCAAGTTGAAGCCAGGATGGTTTTCGGAGAAGCTGTCATAGCAATGCCAAGTGACAGTTAGGTGACTCATTTCGTAAATTATTTACTCAGTCTTAGCCCAGTGGATGGGGTACTCTTGCGCAGCCAACGTAGCAGCCTTATACAGCGAACAATTCTGCAAGTAACCACCACAAATCTGAAGGGTCTTATAAGCACTTGCTTCGCCGTGCCAGATGCTGCCAAAGGGCACCTGTTGCGTAGCTTGGCCGCGCTCCCTCGCCTCCACACATGAACCGCTTCGACCGCATCACCGCCATTTTTATCCAGCTGCAGAGCAAGCGCGTGGTGAGCGGGCCCGCGCTGGCCGAGCGGTTTGGCGTGAGCTTGCGCACCATCTACCGCGACCTGCGCACGCTGGAGCTGGCGGGCGTGCCGCTGTTTGGCGAGCCGGGCGTGGGGTACTCGCTGGCCGAGGGCTACCGGCTACCGCCCGTCATGTTCACCCGCGAGGAAGCCACGGCCCTGCTCACGGCCGAAAAGCTGGCCGCCCGCCTCACCGACGCGCCCACGGCCCGGCTCAGCGGCGCGGCCATGGACAAGCTGCGCGCCGTGCTGCGCCGCCCCGACCGCGACCACCTCGAAACCCTCGGCCCCCACATCCAGGTGTTCGGGCCCCGCGCCCCGGCCGACCACCCCGAGGCCTACCAGCCGCTGGTGGCGGCCGTGGCCACGCAGCGCGTGGTGCACCTGCGCTACCAGGCCGCCGACAGCCGCGCGCCCACCACCCGCGACGTGGAGCCCATTGGCCTGTACCGCAGCCGGCACTGGCACGTGGTGGCCTATTGCCGGCTGCGGCAGGCCTTCCGGGAGTTCCGCCTCGACCGCATCGAGCACCTGGAGCTGCGGGCCGAAACCTT
Proteins encoded in this region:
- a CDS encoding murein L,D-transpeptidase catalytic domain family protein produces the protein MKIKTIMATLLAGAWLGAGTVAAQSVPAAVAALPGPARQAYYQAAFEQQAALLYAKMKLGATGLSLPVFREGLVGYYNLRKGSGSPVLTLIDFSRSSQQKRLWVLDVARAKVLFHTLVAHGKASGGDVPLAFSNRDGSEMSSLGFYRTAPTTYTGKHGLSLKIRGLDPGFNTNAESRAVVVHGAEYVCEDFVKTHGRLGRSQGCPALPVAETAAIVKAIKGGSVVYLHGPATAGYRSQWLNLDTAATTYAGLQQGGGAARAN
- a CDS encoding M48 family metalloprotease, which translates into the protein MRLNLRFIIALIVAAVSLFGYFFNTSKNEVTGETQHVNMSTDQEIALGVQAAPEMAAQYGGESPDARATAAVQAVGQKIIASTKAGQTPYRFQFHLLADDQTINAFALPGGQIFITKGILNKLTSEGQLAGVLAHEIGHVVARHSAEQVAKSNLTQGLAGAAGIASYDPNNPGSSVAKAAIAAAIAKVVNLRFGREDELEADRLAVDFTPQAGYDPRAMIQVMQMLQQQGGRSSTPEFLSTHPDPGNRIGELQKEIAAEFPQGVPAGLKQ
- a CDS encoding LON peptidase substrate-binding domain-containing protein, encoding MARLLPLFPLNLVVFPGEKLNLHIFEPRYRQLVRECIEQNTTFGIPPYLDNSLSELGTEMRLISVEQTYASGELDIRTRAVGVFRINKFYRQAPGKLYAGGLIEDVVQDDVADPVLRDIITRQVRQLYEALGLRKLLLELAPDYCIFDVAHHIGFSTDQEYQLLATTSEQERQEMVREHLDTILPVVLETERLKDRVRLNGHFKNLTPPNF
- the mtgA gene encoding monofunctional biosynthetic peptidoglycan transglycosylase, which translates into the protein MSSAKPTPLIPDFSLLLKQAGRLLLQVVAALFLTSVAWVLMYRWVAPPATWLMLDRRAHAPVGLGYYGIQPDPRHINYQFRTLDEVAPSVPLALVAAEDQRFLIHHGFDFDALTKAAKRNWNRAEGKPVVGGSTISQQVAKNVFLWQGRSYVRKAAEAYFTVLIEFLWNKRRIMEMYLSVAEMGDCTFGVEAASLRYFGKHASEVSPAEAALLAGVLPNPLRFRASNPGPVARAKQLRVLRNMKRLGGTRFVAEILK
- a CDS encoding YybH family protein, whose translation is MQSIAKHLYLRSKSIGWTKRAGYFAARCIAASVALSGCTTARPGATADAPAAARRAIVQLLTTQTAAWNRGDIPGFMEGYWKSDSLVFIGRKGPTYGWQPTLENYRKGYPDAAAMGQLDFSGLQVTLLAPTAAQVVGRWHLARPTAGDVGGYFLLVLRQVDGEWKVVADHTN
- a CDS encoding alpha/beta hydrolase, with product MYTKLRSQGACLANTRWRWLVLAGLLAMSQQARAQALTPMAAQPLDSLASLQGMVMDSAKGRPIAGATVVVQGKNIGVATDSSGRFSLLLPMGTYELAISSLGFATRTYPISKKDLGYNVTYAQLPLFYLLSGGRKRGIAEVIVRSAGPPAKTNALTKVQVYFATDREAETRKGAITDFGPIRGRKVSYGTALVTIPGIHKKGAMERPGMLREEDQYRDVVLQSNQVLADAAFFAKLSAQVASSAQPAAFVFVHGYNVSFVDAARRTAQMHFDLKFPGVPVFFSWPSQAAVAPYVVDEQNAEWAQDDFKKFLVDFLTRTNAKQVYIIAHSMGNRLVARAMRDVIKESPNLAGKVQELILAAPDIDADVFDRNIAPVLEKSGIHTTLYASSGDKALMASRLAHGRYDRLGLVQERVPYTTRGLETIVASEADAEALGLDFGLGHSYIADVPLVLTDLAGLIVGRKRPDQRPSLTKVTVGGKSYWNLKP
- a CDS encoding helix-turn-helix transcriptional regulator, which codes for MNRFDRITAIFIQLQSKRVVSGPALAERFGVSLRTIYRDLRTLELAGVPLFGEPGVGYSLAEGYRLPPVMFTREEATALLTAEKLAARLTDAPTARLSGAAMDKLRAVLRRPDRDHLETLGPHIQVFGPRAPADHPEAYQPLVAAVATQRVVHLRYQAADSRAPTTRDVEPIGLYRSRHWHVVAYCRLRQAFREFRLDRIEHLELRAETFAARPETLAHYWATEAARRGKEKVVIRFEAGAVLPALAQQLLDTKRQYGWTHEQPLPDGRLEMTLLIGSFDYLAAWLLPFAGGITVVEPPALREHLRALAQRAHDFFCAPEKMLT